In Zalophus californianus isolate mZalCal1 chromosome 4, mZalCal1.pri.v2, whole genome shotgun sequence, the following proteins share a genomic window:
- the MYCL gene encoding protein L-Myc, protein MRDARSVARICLCAGCRAAPSRRGAGPLQVVGCLSEGADMDFDSYQHYFYDYDCGEDFYRSTAPSEDIWKKFELVPSPPTSPPWGSGPGAGDSVPGIGPPEPWPGGGAGEEAESRGHSKAWGRNYASIIRRDCMWSGFSARERLERAVSDRLAAGAPRGNPPKAPAAPDCAPSLEAGNPAPAVPGPLGEPKTQACSGSESPSDSESEEIDVVTVEKRQSLGVRKPVTITVRADPLDPCMKHFHISIHQQQHNYAARFPPESCSQGGAPERGPQEEALERDAPEEKEEEADEEIVSPPPVESDAPQSCHPKAASSDTEDVTKRKNHNFLERKRRNDLRSRFLALRDQVPTLASCSKAPKVVILSKALEYLQALVGAEKRMATEKRQLRCRQQQLQKRIAYLSGY, encoded by the exons ATGCGGGACGCGCGCTCGGTGGCGCGCATATGCCTGTGTGCGGGCTGCCGGGCTGCCCCGAGCCGGCGGGGAGCCGGTCCGCTCCAGGTGGTGGGCTGCCTGAGCGAG GGAGCGGACATGGACTTCGACTCGTACCAGCACTATTTCTACGACTATGACTGCGGGGAAGATTTCTACCGCTCCACGGCGCCCAGTGAGGACATCTGGAAGAAATTCGAGCTGGTGCCGTCGCCCCCCACGTCGCCGCCCTGGGGCTCGGGTCCAGGCGCCGGGGACTCAGTCCCCGGAATTGGTCCCCCGGAGCCTTGGCCCGGAGGGGGCGCCGGGGAAGAGGCGGAATCCCGGGGCCATTCGAAAGCCTGGGGCAGGAACTACGCCTCCATCATCCGCCGTGACTGCATGTGGAGCGGCTTCTCCGCCCGGGAACGACTAGAGAGAGCGGTGAGCGACCGGCTCGCCGCCGGCGCACCCCGGGGGAACCCGCCCAAGGCGCCCGCGGCCCCAGACTGCGCTCCCAGCCTCGAAGCCGGCAACCCGGCTCCCGCTGTCCCCGGTCCGCTGGGCGAGCCCAAGACCCAGGCCTGCTCGGGGTCCGAGAGCCCAAGCGACTCGG AGAGTGAAGAAATTGACGTCGTGACAGTGGAGAAGAGACAGTCCCTGGGTGTACGGAAGCCGGTCACCATCACAGTGCGGGCAGACCCTTTGGACCCCTGCATGAAACACTTCCACATCTCCATCCATCAGCAACAACACAACTACGCTGCCCGTTTTCCTCCAGAAAGCTGTTCCCAAGGAGGGGCTCCAGAGAGAGGTCCCCAAGAAGAGGCTCTGGAGAGAGATGccccagaggaaaaggaagaagaggcagaTGAAGAGATTGTGAGTCCCCCACCTGTAGAAAGCGATGCTCCCCAGTCCTGCCACCCCAAAGCTGCCAGTTCCGACACTGAGGACGTGACCAAGAGGAAGAACCACAACTTCCTGGAGCGCAAGCGGCGGAATGACCTCCGTTCTAGGTTCTTGGCCCTGAGGGACCAGGTACCCACCCTGGCCAGCTGCTCCAAGGCCCCCAAAGTGGTGATCCTGAGCAAGGCCTTGGAGTACTTGCAAGCCCTCGTGGGGGCTGAGAAGAGGATGGCCACGGAGAAAAGGCAGCTCCGATGCCGGCAGCAGCAACTGCAGAAGAGAATTGCGTACCTCAGCGGCTACTAA